In one window of Anaerobacillus alkaliphilus DNA:
- the kynU gene encoding kynureninase, with protein MSEHTYTLEHARQLDQEDPLARYRDEFYIKQDQIYFDGNSLGLLSKRAEQTLLSMLHSWRDLGIDGWTEGEHPWFYLSEKLGEQLAPLVGGKPNEVIMTGSTTTNLHQLVASFFQPKGKKNKILADQLSFPTDIYALQSQLKLRGLDPETHLVKVASPDGHMLNEDDIIEAMSEEIAVIILPSILYRSGQILDMKRLTEEAHKREILIGFDLCHSIGSIPHQLSEWDVDFAFWCNYKHLNGGPGSVGGLYVNQRHFGKTPGLAGWFSSRKDRQFDMDHQLTAADDVGAFQMGTPHVLSVAPLIGSLEMFQEAGIENIREKSLKLSGYMLQLIDHELKDYDFKIRNPRNDDNRGGHIFLEHPEAARICKALKANNIIPDFRSPNGIRLAPVALYNTFAEVWEVVQTLKAIMKEEQYKQFENKRGVVA; from the coding sequence TGGAAACTCACTTGGGTTATTGTCAAAACGAGCAGAGCAAACGTTGCTTTCCATGTTACATTCTTGGAGAGACTTAGGCATCGACGGGTGGACAGAAGGAGAGCATCCTTGGTTCTACTTATCCGAAAAATTAGGAGAACAGCTAGCACCACTCGTTGGAGGTAAACCAAATGAGGTCATCATGACGGGTTCTACAACGACCAACCTACATCAACTAGTTGCTTCATTTTTTCAACCAAAAGGAAAGAAAAATAAAATCCTCGCTGATCAGCTTTCCTTTCCTACGGATATTTATGCCTTGCAAAGTCAGTTAAAGCTAAGAGGCTTGGATCCAGAAACACATCTTGTAAAGGTAGCAAGCCCAGATGGTCACATGCTAAATGAAGACGACATTATTGAAGCCATGTCTGAGGAAATTGCTGTCATTATTTTACCGAGTATCTTATACCGTAGTGGCCAAATCCTTGATATGAAGCGATTAACAGAGGAAGCTCACAAACGAGAGATACTCATCGGCTTTGATTTATGTCACTCGATCGGCTCGATTCCACACCAACTTAGTGAGTGGGACGTGGATTTTGCCTTCTGGTGTAACTATAAGCACTTAAACGGTGGGCCAGGTTCCGTAGGTGGTTTGTATGTCAATCAACGACATTTCGGTAAGACTCCAGGTCTTGCAGGATGGTTTAGCTCAAGGAAAGATCGTCAATTTGATATGGATCATCAGTTAACTGCTGCAGATGATGTCGGTGCGTTTCAAATGGGAACACCACATGTGCTAAGTGTTGCTCCGCTAATTGGGTCACTAGAAATGTTTCAAGAAGCTGGGATTGAGAACATACGAGAAAAATCACTGAAACTTTCAGGCTATATGTTGCAACTTATCGATCATGAATTAAAAGATTATGATTTTAAAATCCGCAACCCAAGAAACGATGACAATCGTGGCGGGCATATCTTTCTTGAACATCCAGAAGCAGCAAGAATTTGTAAAGCATTAAAAGCCAACAACATTATTCCTGATTTCCGCTCACCAAACGGGATTCGTCTTGCGCCAGTAGCCTTATACAACACCTTTGCTGAAGTGTGGGAAGTGGTACAAACACTTAAGGCGATCATGAAAGAAGAACAATACAAGCAATTCGAAAATAAACGGGGAGTTGTCGCCTAG
- the kynB gene encoding arylformamidase, whose amino-acid sequence MKNQNKNPWIDISQPLTNELAHWPGDTPFSYEVTYTKEQTGSVNIGQITTSVHSGTHVDAPFHFMNDGKRILDLDINLYIGPCRMIDVSTASTLDATTLQKFDLDGVSRVLIRTSIPNNPVVFPKEIPYVTKCGAVYLAEKGVKLIGVDVPSVDKLDSKDLEGHHALYENGIHILENVMLDHIEPGDYELIALPLPLKEADGSPVRAVVRKL is encoded by the coding sequence ATGAAGAACCAAAACAAAAATCCATGGATCGATATTTCACAGCCATTAACAAATGAGCTTGCCCATTGGCCTGGAGATACACCATTTTCTTATGAAGTTACGTATACAAAAGAACAAACCGGCTCTGTTAACATTGGCCAAATCACAACAAGCGTACATAGCGGAACACATGTAGATGCGCCTTTCCATTTTATGAATGATGGAAAGCGGATCCTTGACCTTGATATCAATCTTTACATTGGGCCTTGCCGGATGATTGATGTCTCAACAGCTAGTACGCTAGATGCTACTACACTACAAAAATTTGATTTAGACGGAGTGAGCCGTGTTTTAATTCGGACATCCATTCCCAATAATCCAGTAGTGTTCCCAAAGGAAATTCCTTATGTTACAAAGTGCGGGGCAGTTTATTTAGCCGAAAAAGGAGTGAAGCTCATCGGCGTTGACGTCCCGTCCGTCGACAAATTGGATAGTAAAGACCTTGAAGGACATCACGCTCTTTATGAAAATGGCATTCATATTTTAGAGAACGTCATGCTTGATCATATCGAACCAGGTGATTATGAGTTAATTGCCCTACCACTGCCATTAAAAGAAGCTGATGGAAGTCCAGTTCGGGCTGTTGTCAGAAAGCTATAG
- the kynA gene encoding tryptophan 2,3-dioxygenase, with protein sequence MGYEDQPKRVSTTENEKDIHTDFTNNMTYGEYLQLDKILSGQNRLSDHHDEMLFIIIHQVSELWMKLILHEMTAAIESIEKGEMQTSFKQLARVSKTQAQIIQAWDVLSTLTPSEYMEFRDSLGQASGFQSFQYRLIEFALGYKTLHVLKIYEKDVELHRQLQDAFKSPGLYDVAIRALAKAGLTINPDVVDRDYTIPYEQDQSVKEAWLKVYQNVDQYWDLYQLAEKLVDIEDWLQQWRFRHMKTVERIIGFKMGTGGSSGVNYLKKVLDQRFFPELWDIRTEL encoded by the coding sequence GTGGGCTACGAAGACCAACCAAAACGAGTATCAACAACAGAAAATGAAAAAGACATTCATACAGATTTTACAAACAACATGACATACGGTGAGTACTTACAGTTAGATAAAATTTTATCTGGTCAAAACCGCCTGTCAGATCACCACGATGAAATGCTTTTTATTATCATCCATCAAGTCAGTGAGCTGTGGATGAAATTAATTCTCCACGAGATGACGGCAGCGATCGAATCGATCGAAAAGGGAGAGATGCAAACTTCCTTTAAACAGCTGGCAAGGGTTTCAAAAACCCAGGCACAAATCATACAAGCCTGGGATGTATTATCAACCCTAACGCCTTCTGAATACATGGAGTTCCGTGATTCTTTAGGCCAGGCCTCTGGATTTCAATCATTTCAATATCGTTTAATTGAGTTTGCTTTAGGCTACAAAACGCTGCATGTCTTAAAGATCTATGAAAAAGACGTTGAGCTTCATCGTCAACTTCAAGATGCTTTCAAATCGCCAGGTTTATATGATGTGGCAATTAGAGCGTTAGCAAAAGCAGGACTTACAATAAATCCCGATGTTGTTGATCGTGATTACACAATTCCCTACGAACAAGATCAATCCGTAAAGGAAGCTTGGCTCAAGGTGTATCAAAATGTCGACCAATATTGGGATTTGTATCAGTTGGCTGAAAAGTTAGTAGATATAGAGGATTGGCTTCAACAGTGGCGTTTCCGTCATATGAAAACCGTTGAACGAATTATTGGATTTAAAATGGGGACAGGAGGATCTTCTGGGGTTAACTATTTAAAGAAAGTCCTTGATCAACGTTTTTTCCCTGAATTATGGGATATTAGAACAGAGTTATAA
- a CDS encoding spore germination protein, producing MFSSQQKENQLSEQIHKELETNVTILKDQFSYPLNSDFSMKELFIRSIQAKATLVYLEGTVDGAEIQNHIIAPLMDQQSEPQHDNGLILLEKTIPIKGISRLSTIEGVAEELIHGNTILLINGYEEAISIPTVGYEHRGIDKPQTETSLKGPLESFVESSGVNRSLIRKQLRSHQLVSETISIGNHNNTKVSMLYMKDIANPELIKNVQERVKQIESADVQNLSLLEQHIEERTYSLVPSVLYTERPDRAAAFLKEGHIVLLMDSSPASLIVPVTFWSFFHTAEDSYQRVIYGSFTRIVRILAIFIALLAPSFYIAITNHHVAMVPTDLVLAIAATRETVPFPAIFELIIMELAFEILREAGLRIPTPMGPTIGIVGALILGQAAVEANIVSPILVIVIAITGLASFAIPDLSLSFMIRISRFFFLAAATAFGFFGLGICLTLGVAYIVSLKSFGVAFLSPMTPHYRSSKDLILRMPIWKQWLRPFNIHPKDQIRKEKPEGR from the coding sequence ATGTTTTCTTCTCAACAAAAGGAAAATCAGCTAAGCGAACAAATTCATAAAGAACTAGAAACGAATGTAACAATTTTAAAAGATCAGTTTTCCTATCCTCTAAATAGCGATTTTTCTATGAAGGAATTGTTTATTCGTTCCATACAAGCAAAAGCTACGCTTGTGTATCTCGAAGGAACCGTAGACGGAGCTGAGATACAAAATCATATTATCGCCCCATTAATGGATCAACAAAGCGAACCACAACATGACAATGGCTTAATCCTTTTGGAAAAAACCATACCTATCAAGGGGATTTCTCGTCTATCGACCATCGAAGGAGTAGCAGAGGAACTCATTCATGGGAATACAATCTTACTGATCAATGGCTACGAAGAAGCAATCTCCATTCCAACAGTCGGTTATGAACATCGTGGAATTGACAAACCACAAACAGAGACCTCTTTAAAAGGACCACTTGAATCCTTTGTCGAATCAAGTGGTGTCAATCGCTCTCTCATCCGAAAGCAGCTTCGTAGTCACCAGCTAGTTTCAGAAACCATCTCGATTGGCAACCATAATAACACGAAGGTTTCAATGCTGTACATGAAGGATATCGCCAATCCAGAGCTGATAAAAAATGTTCAAGAACGAGTGAAACAAATTGAAAGTGCAGATGTACAGAATTTGAGTTTATTAGAACAACATATTGAAGAACGAACCTATTCATTAGTTCCATCTGTCCTCTATACTGAGCGACCGGACCGGGCAGCTGCATTTTTAAAAGAGGGTCACATTGTCTTATTAATGGATAGTTCTCCAGCTAGTTTAATTGTACCCGTTACCTTTTGGTCCTTCTTCCACACGGCAGAAGACTCTTATCAACGAGTGATTTATGGTTCGTTCACACGAATCGTTCGGATCCTAGCGATCTTTATTGCTTTACTAGCACCTTCTTTTTATATTGCCATCACAAACCATCATGTAGCAATGGTACCGACTGATTTGGTGCTAGCAATCGCCGCTACAAGAGAGACTGTTCCTTTTCCAGCTATCTTTGAGCTAATTATTATGGAATTAGCCTTTGAAATATTACGGGAAGCTGGGTTACGAATTCCAACTCCGATGGGGCCAACCATTGGAATTGTAGGAGCACTTATTTTAGGACAAGCAGCAGTAGAAGCCAACATTGTAAGTCCCATTCTTGTGATTGTTATTGCGATTACCGGGTTAGCTTCATTTGCAATCCCAGATCTTAGCCTTAGCTTTATGATCAGAATTTCTCGTTTTTTCTTTTTAGCTGCTGCTACAGCGTTTGGTTTCTTTGGTTTAGGCATTTGTTTAACACTTGGTGTAGCCTATATTGTCTCGTTAAAATCGTTTGGTGTTGCATTTTTAAGTCCAATGACACCACATTACCGATCTTCCAAAGACTTAATCTTACGCATGCCTATTTGGAAGCAATGGCTACGACCTTTCAATATCCATCCTAAAGATCAAATTAGAAAGGAGAAACCTGAAGGGAGGTAA
- a CDS encoding GerAB/ArcD/ProY family transporter, translating to MNEQTGFREFLAIVLFTITLRATDMTPAILLPNSNTALWLLPIIWALVITLPLSLLFSLFKQYPQTNLMDLCYQLLGRYGGALAGCLLLSFVLFITVLHSRSYVDILSTLYFEKTPIIAIYVVLLGSSYFIASKGLEIIGRTAWIFLPYVKVMLFLVVVLVWKDLNVDRIFPLSGPGIQPLVMSGASYTFVFGELVLFTLLLPCVKGFQNFKNASWLGLGIVMVELSIFFAAFIMLFDYASAGHLIYPYHQLARVIHIGRFITNMEAFFLLFWTIGSLLRFSIYLYLVTVLLAQTLRLKEYKPLLLPVSTFVILVGIIPENAASIIAVARDDLMLPFVFTTIIVGIPVLLWVVSKGKGKGEAKSCDM from the coding sequence TTGAACGAGCAGACAGGCTTCAGAGAATTTCTTGCGATCGTTTTATTTACGATCACACTCAGAGCAACTGATATGACACCAGCGATATTACTTCCTAATAGTAACACTGCACTTTGGCTGTTACCCATTATCTGGGCGCTCGTCATTACCTTACCATTGAGTTTGCTGTTTTCTTTATTTAAGCAGTATCCTCAGACCAATTTAATGGATCTATGTTATCAGTTACTTGGTCGTTATGGCGGTGCTCTTGCTGGCTGTTTATTATTGTCTTTTGTTTTGTTCATTACGGTTCTTCATAGTCGAAGTTATGTTGACATTCTCTCAACTCTTTACTTTGAAAAAACACCCATTATTGCCATTTATGTCGTCTTACTTGGTAGCTCCTATTTTATTGCAAGCAAAGGATTAGAGATCATTGGCAGAACAGCTTGGATTTTCCTTCCTTACGTAAAGGTTATGTTATTCCTGGTGGTTGTATTGGTTTGGAAGGACTTGAATGTTGATCGGATTTTTCCGCTCAGTGGTCCTGGCATACAGCCACTAGTAATGAGCGGAGCAAGTTATACCTTTGTTTTTGGTGAGCTTGTGTTATTTACACTGTTATTACCTTGTGTCAAAGGTTTTCAGAACTTCAAAAATGCAAGCTGGTTAGGGCTAGGAATTGTTATGGTGGAGTTGAGTATCTTTTTTGCTGCCTTTATCATGCTGTTTGATTACGCTTCGGCTGGCCATCTGATTTATCCGTATCATCAATTAGCGAGGGTTATTCATATTGGTCGGTTTATAACTAATATGGAAGCATTCTTCCTATTATTTTGGACGATAGGTTCGTTACTTCGCTTTTCCATTTACTTATATCTAGTGACAGTACTTTTGGCTCAGACATTACGCCTTAAAGAATACAAACCATTACTTTTACCGGTTTCAACCTTTGTGATCTTAGTAGGGATTATCCCAGAAAATGCAGCCTCAATCATTGCAGTTGCTAGAGATGATCTCATGCTACCGTTTGTTTTTACAACAATCATTGTAGGAATTCCTGTACTGCTTTGGGTAGTATCCAAAGGAAAAGGGAAGGGGGAAGCCAAGTCTTGCGATATGTAA
- a CDS encoding Ger(x)C family spore germination protein — translation MRYVKITFLFLVVLLGGCWDRTEIEEVALVIAIGLDKGENGSVKVTYQIANPVVGSNLATGDVTASEVITLHSADIVSARDLANISISRTLSFAHAKSIIVSQELARSDEFLPIITAAIRDRHVRRELHFIVSKESAEQFIREENLTLEVRPHKFYDLMARRWEETGLTPYSTLSRFYSITENDGDLFLAISATRGTEETKITADNDDYYAGEVEKRSSNQIQMIGSVVFKKGKIIGELTGEETRLALWLRPEERADMMLITLEDPEDPNKKVTVKVFKREKTNITIDTSHDVPKIHVSVPLLVEVLGIHSNTNYVTNLDQQSRLKEAFQAELEEKVNQLISYTQNDLKGDPFLWSLRARRNFVTVDQFKDYQWMEKYEQADIHVSFDLTFKDFGQKLHPSKVEKIKGEG, via the coding sequence TTGCGATATGTAAAAATAACTTTCTTATTTTTAGTCGTACTCCTTGGAGGGTGTTGGGATCGTACCGAAATTGAAGAGGTCGCTTTGGTTATCGCCATTGGGTTAGACAAAGGTGAGAACGGCAGTGTAAAAGTTACCTATCAAATCGCTAACCCAGTCGTTGGCTCAAATCTCGCAACGGGTGATGTAACTGCCTCTGAAGTTATAACCCTCCACTCTGCAGATATCGTATCAGCGCGAGACCTAGCAAATATCTCGATTTCTAGAACTTTAAGTTTCGCCCACGCCAAGTCAATTATTGTAAGTCAAGAACTAGCGAGATCCGATGAGTTTTTACCAATTATTACAGCTGCAATCCGTGACCGCCACGTTCGAAGGGAGTTGCATTTCATTGTTTCAAAGGAAAGTGCTGAACAATTCATCCGAGAAGAAAACCTAACATTGGAGGTTCGTCCACATAAGTTTTATGATTTAATGGCTAGACGATGGGAGGAGACGGGACTTACCCCATACTCGACCTTAAGTCGCTTTTATTCGATTACTGAAAATGACGGAGATCTTTTTTTAGCCATTAGTGCAACGAGGGGAACAGAAGAAACAAAAATAACGGCTGATAATGATGATTACTATGCAGGGGAAGTAGAGAAGAGATCCTCCAATCAAATTCAAATGATTGGCTCTGTCGTATTTAAGAAAGGGAAAATAATCGGTGAGTTAACTGGTGAAGAAACGAGACTAGCTCTCTGGTTACGACCTGAGGAACGAGCAGACATGATGTTAATAACCCTTGAAGATCCAGAAGATCCTAACAAAAAAGTCACGGTGAAAGTCTTTAAAAGAGAAAAAACAAATATAACGATAGACACTAGTCATGATGTACCCAAAATTCATGTTAGTGTTCCCCTTCTCGTTGAGGTATTAGGAATCCATAGTAATACAAATTACGTAACGAATCTAGATCAACAAAGTAGGCTAAAAGAAGCGTTTCAAGCGGAATTAGAAGAAAAGGTAAATCAACTAATTTCCTATACACAAAATGATTTAAAGGGTGATCCATTTTTGTGGTCACTAAGAGCAAGAAGAAATTTTGTAACAGTTGATCAATTTAAAGATTACCAATGGATGGAAAAATATGAGCAAGCAGATATACACGTTAGTTTTGACCTGACGTTTAAAGACTTTGGTCAAAAACTACATCCTTCAAAAGTCGAGAAAATTAAGGGGGAAGGTTAA
- a CDS encoding phosphoglycerate dehydrogenase, whose translation MSTITLNKLTTVKTLNNIAESGLDVFNNGHYAIDNQTAHPDAIVVRSFNMHSLELNRELKAIARAGAGVNNIPVDKCTEQGIVVFNTPGANANAVKELVLTTLIASSRNLFDGVAWAKTLEAEGNQIPKLVEAGKKQFVGKEIKGKTLGVIGLGAIGALVANDALNLDMEVIGFDPFISVDTAWNLSRTVHRAMTIEQLFAHSDFITVHVPLTDDTRGMFNEATFSLMKDDVHILNFSRDGLVNETDMAAALESGKVGKYITDFPNENVLKMKNVVPIPHLGASTQESEENCAIMAARQLKDYLETGNIKNSVNFPNVSLPYSGKPRVAAFHKNVPNMVGQITSAISNYHLNIADMVNRSRGDYAYTMIDIDSKVENNSIPALEEILTQIEGIVSVRFI comes from the coding sequence ATGAGCACAATTACTTTAAACAAATTAACAACGGTGAAGACATTAAATAATATTGCTGAAAGTGGTTTAGATGTATTTAACAACGGACACTATGCCATTGACAACCAGACTGCACATCCCGATGCCATTGTTGTACGTAGTTTTAACATGCATTCATTAGAGTTAAACCGTGAACTAAAAGCAATTGCCCGTGCTGGGGCAGGGGTGAATAACATTCCTGTCGACAAATGTACAGAGCAAGGGATTGTTGTATTCAATACTCCAGGAGCAAATGCCAACGCAGTAAAAGAGCTTGTATTAACAACACTCATCGCTTCATCTCGTAACTTATTTGACGGAGTTGCTTGGGCAAAAACATTAGAAGCAGAAGGCAACCAAATTCCTAAGCTTGTAGAAGCAGGGAAGAAGCAATTCGTTGGGAAAGAAATTAAAGGGAAGACGCTTGGTGTCATTGGTTTAGGAGCAATCGGTGCACTTGTCGCAAATGATGCATTGAATTTAGATATGGAAGTCATCGGCTTTGATCCATTTATTTCCGTTGATACGGCTTGGAATTTGTCTCGTACTGTTCATCGTGCTATGACGATAGAACAATTGTTCGCTCATTCAGATTTCATCACTGTACATGTACCACTTACGGATGATACAAGAGGGATGTTTAATGAAGCAACATTTAGTCTGATGAAGGATGATGTTCACATCTTAAATTTTTCTCGTGATGGTTTAGTGAATGAAACAGATATGGCGGCAGCATTAGAGAGTGGAAAAGTTGGTAAATACATTACAGATTTCCCAAATGAAAATGTCCTCAAAATGAAAAATGTTGTGCCAATTCCACACCTTGGTGCATCAACACAAGAATCAGAGGAAAACTGTGCGATCATGGCTGCTCGCCAGTTGAAGGACTATCTAGAGACAGGGAATATCAAAAACTCAGTGAACTTTCCAAACGTTTCTCTACCATATAGTGGAAAGCCTCGTGTCGCAGCGTTTCATAAGAACGTACCAAATATGGTCGGACAAATTACATCAGCGATCTCAAACTATCATTTAAACATTGCAGACATGGTTAATAGAAGCCGTGGAGACTACGCTTATACAATGATTGATATTGATAGTAAAGTAGAGAATAATAGTATTCCTGCATTAGAAGAAATACTTACACAAATTGAAGGAATTGTTTCTGTACGGTTTATTTAA
- a CDS encoding fumarylacetoacetate hydrolase family protein gives MTEIKNIYCVGRNYALHAKELNNEVPTSPFLFSKPTHAAVYANGDDVMLPAGRGQIDYEVELVVKIGKPYYKGITIEEIIDQMAIGIDFTLRDVQSELKKKGHPWLLAKGFPNSALLSSFFLFPGEDACKQTTFSLLKNGVQVQRGSITDLIFDLQTIIDFTAEHFGLAERDIIFTGTPEGVGPVTSGDQFSLIWGEEVVGQSKVILK, from the coding sequence ATGACAGAAATAAAGAACATCTATTGTGTTGGTAGAAACTATGCACTACACGCGAAAGAATTAAATAATGAAGTGCCTACATCACCTTTCTTATTTTCCAAGCCAACACACGCTGCAGTGTATGCAAATGGAGACGATGTTATGCTTCCCGCGGGTCGTGGTCAAATCGATTACGAGGTTGAACTCGTAGTAAAAATAGGGAAGCCCTATTATAAAGGAATAACGATTGAGGAAATCATTGATCAGATGGCCATTGGTATTGATTTCACCCTCCGTGATGTTCAAAGCGAACTCAAGAAAAAAGGGCATCCATGGTTGTTAGCAAAAGGGTTTCCAAACTCAGCCCTATTAAGTTCGTTTTTCCTTTTTCCTGGAGAGGATGCTTGTAAGCAAACAACCTTTTCATTATTAAAAAATGGTGTGCAAGTTCAAAGAGGGTCTATCACTGACTTAATTTTTGATCTGCAAACAATTATCGATTTTACTGCGGAACATTTCGGCTTAGCTGAAAGAGATATCATTTTTACGGGTACTCCTGAAGGGGTTGGTCCTGTTACGAGTGGTGATCAATTTTCACTTATCTGGGGAGAAGAGGTTGTTGGTCAAAGTAAAGTCATATTGAAATAA
- a CDS encoding antibiotic biosynthesis monooxygenase family protein, whose protein sequence is MFIYLLHEPIEDQELLTLKGENEVKYLLESEQMLELADDVMKYEVLDAVNPLKSHAFGVFNNIPVSDEGRGTFEERFQNRARKIEAEPGFVAIKVCRPLNSDTYIIMTFWESEADFENWKTSNAYQHAHKKRGTSEGIDQQQPQIFPRPSFVELYNVSN, encoded by the coding sequence ATGTTTATTTACCTGTTACATGAACCAATTGAAGATCAGGAATTACTCACATTAAAAGGAGAAAACGAAGTGAAGTACCTCCTTGAAAGTGAGCAGATGTTAGAACTAGCTGATGATGTGATGAAATACGAAGTGCTTGATGCGGTTAATCCTTTGAAAAGTCATGCGTTTGGCGTGTTTAATAACATTCCTGTGAGTGACGAAGGACGAGGAACTTTTGAAGAAAGGTTTCAAAACCGCGCAAGAAAAATTGAAGCCGAACCTGGGTTTGTGGCAATTAAAGTTTGCCGACCATTGAATTCTGATACATACATTATTATGACGTTCTGGGAATCAGAGGCAGACTTTGAAAACTGGAAAACCTCCAATGCATACCAGCATGCTCATAAGAAGCGTGGCACAAGTGAGGGGATTGACCAACAACAACCACAAATCTTTCCACGACCTTCGTTTGTCGAGCTATATAACGTTTCAAACTAA